A region of Sparus aurata chromosome 8, fSpaAur1.1, whole genome shotgun sequence DNA encodes the following proteins:
- the adat1 gene encoding tRNA-specific adenosine deaminase 1 isoform X1: MPVSLHSHSHGPVRCNMVNADEVARLCYERFNQLPRRGKPEPGREWTLLAAVVKVTRCANSDTDKMEVVSLGTGTKCIGRTTMSPKGDVLNDSHAEVIARRGCIRYLIQELHRAVSCRDSSVFCPADQQGKWKLQAGVSFLFFTSHTPCGDASIIPMTDSQSQPCPPVTSVKEHGETDGGGDLKRKAEEPGEGKNTKLPRIEEQEMEGEDRGDPNQYFCSNSSRTNALSQSPAAESPATVLQDAARLDIRSRGPSDSAGLHPQVPDIHRTGAKCVPGGPADPLHPGVGYHSAGVLRVKPGRGEPTLSLSCSDKMASWGVLGFQGALLSHYLQEALYFSTVVVGKCPYSQEVMHRALVTRCTHVSGLPAGFSVFPPVLLQSSLEFSFSQGQTELRHKDGQGRISPCGAAISWCNVTEQPIDVTANGYKHGVTKKALGTAKARSLLCKLELFHVFLSLVSATDPSALPSSLRRTELQTYWDYKQASESYQQAWQQFHSQAFPLWPRSDRALLLFH, translated from the exons ATGCCCGTCAGCCTCCACTCACACTCACACGGCCCCGTCCGGTGTAATATGGTCAACGCGGATGAAGTCGCCAGGTTGTGCTACGAGCGTTTCAACCAGCTTCCCCGGAGAGGGAAGCCTGAGCCGGGCAGAGAGTGGACCCTGCTGGCCGCTGTGGTCAAAGTCACCCGGTGTGCTAACTCTGACACAG aTAAAATGGAGGTTGTCTCTCTGGGAACTGGGACCAAATGTATTGGACGCACTACAATGAGTCCCAAAG GTGACGTGCTGAATGATAGTCACGCAGAAGTCATTGCCAGAAGGGGGTGTATCAG GTACCTGATCCAGGAGCTGCACAGAGCTGTGAGTTGCAGGGACAGCTCTGTGTTTTGTCCGGCAGATCAGCAGGGCAAGTGGAAGCTTCAGGCGGGagtttccttcctcttcttcaccagTCACACTCCCT GTGGTGACGCCTCCATCATCCCTATGACTGACAGTCAGTCTCAACCCTGCCCTCCCGTCACATCTGTAAAGGAACATGGAGAAACCGATGGAGGAGGAGACCTGAAGAGGAAAGCAGAGGAACCAGGTGAAGGGAAGAACACTAAACTGCCACGTATTGAGGAacaggagatggagggagaggacagaggagaccCAAATCAATACTTCTGTTCAAATTCATCCAGAACCAACGCTCTATCAcagagtcctgctgcagaatCGCCTGCAACTGTCTTACAAGATGCAGCACGTCTTGATATAAGAAGTAGAGGCCCCTCCGACAGTGCTGGACTGCACCCACAGGTCCCAGACATTCACAGAACGGGTGCCAAGTGTGTTCCGGGTGGCCCAGCGGACCCTCTACACCCTGGCGTAGGGTACCACAGTGCAGGGGTGCTCAGGGTGAAGCCTGGTCGGGGAGAGCCAACTTTGTCCCTCTCCTGCAGTGACAAGATGGCCAGCTGGGGGGTGCTGGGCTTCCAGGGCGCACTGCTGTCCCACTACCTACAGGAGGCGCTCTATTTCAGCACTGTGGTGGTTGGCAAGTGTCCATACAGCCAAGAAGTGATGCACAGAGCTTTGGTCACAAG GTGCACCCATGTGTCCGGCCTCCCGGCTGgtttctctgtgtttccacctgtgttGCTCCAGTCCAGCCTGGAGTTCTCCTTCAGCCAGGGCCAGACTGAGCTTCGACATAAGGACGGACAGGGTCGGATCTCCCCCTGTGGGGCAG CTATCAGCTGGTGTAATGTGACTGAGCAGCCAATAGATGTCACTGCCAATGGCTACAAACATGGAGTCACCAAGAAGGCTCTAGGCACAGCTAAAGCCAG GTCTCTTCTGTGTAAACTGGAGCTTTTCCACGTCTTTCTGTCTCTGGTATCGGCCACTGACCCTTCAGCACTTCCCAGCTCTCTCAG GAGAACAGAATTGCAGACCTACTGGGACTACAAGCAGGCATCTGAGTCATACCAGCAGGCCTGGCAGCAGTTCCACAGCCAGGCGTTCCCTCTGTGGCCCCGGAGTGACAGagctctccttctcttccacTGA
- the adat1 gene encoding tRNA-specific adenosine deaminase 1 isoform X2, translating to MEVVSLGTGTKCIGRTTMSPKGDVLNDSHAEVIARRGCIRYLIQELHRAVSCRDSSVFCPADQQGKWKLQAGVSFLFFTSHTPCGDASIIPMTDSQSQPCPPVTSVKEHGETDGGGDLKRKAEEPGEGKNTKLPRIEEQEMEGEDRGDPNQYFCSNSSRTNALSQSPAAESPATVLQDAARLDIRSRGPSDSAGLHPQVPDIHRTGAKCVPGGPADPLHPGVGYHSAGVLRVKPGRGEPTLSLSCSDKMASWGVLGFQGALLSHYLQEALYFSTVVVGKCPYSQEVMHRALVTRCTHVSGLPAGFSVFPPVLLQSSLEFSFSQGQTELRHKDGQGRISPCGAAISWCNVTEQPIDVTANGYKHGVTKKALGTAKARSLLCKLELFHVFLSLVSATDPSALPSSLRRTELQTYWDYKQASESYQQAWQQFHSQAFPLWPRSDRALLLFH from the exons ATGGAGGTTGTCTCTCTGGGAACTGGGACCAAATGTATTGGACGCACTACAATGAGTCCCAAAG GTGACGTGCTGAATGATAGTCACGCAGAAGTCATTGCCAGAAGGGGGTGTATCAG GTACCTGATCCAGGAGCTGCACAGAGCTGTGAGTTGCAGGGACAGCTCTGTGTTTTGTCCGGCAGATCAGCAGGGCAAGTGGAAGCTTCAGGCGGGagtttccttcctcttcttcaccagTCACACTCCCT GTGGTGACGCCTCCATCATCCCTATGACTGACAGTCAGTCTCAACCCTGCCCTCCCGTCACATCTGTAAAGGAACATGGAGAAACCGATGGAGGAGGAGACCTGAAGAGGAAAGCAGAGGAACCAGGTGAAGGGAAGAACACTAAACTGCCACGTATTGAGGAacaggagatggagggagaggacagaggagaccCAAATCAATACTTCTGTTCAAATTCATCCAGAACCAACGCTCTATCAcagagtcctgctgcagaatCGCCTGCAACTGTCTTACAAGATGCAGCACGTCTTGATATAAGAAGTAGAGGCCCCTCCGACAGTGCTGGACTGCACCCACAGGTCCCAGACATTCACAGAACGGGTGCCAAGTGTGTTCCGGGTGGCCCAGCGGACCCTCTACACCCTGGCGTAGGGTACCACAGTGCAGGGGTGCTCAGGGTGAAGCCTGGTCGGGGAGAGCCAACTTTGTCCCTCTCCTGCAGTGACAAGATGGCCAGCTGGGGGGTGCTGGGCTTCCAGGGCGCACTGCTGTCCCACTACCTACAGGAGGCGCTCTATTTCAGCACTGTGGTGGTTGGCAAGTGTCCATACAGCCAAGAAGTGATGCACAGAGCTTTGGTCACAAG GTGCACCCATGTGTCCGGCCTCCCGGCTGgtttctctgtgtttccacctgtgttGCTCCAGTCCAGCCTGGAGTTCTCCTTCAGCCAGGGCCAGACTGAGCTTCGACATAAGGACGGACAGGGTCGGATCTCCCCCTGTGGGGCAG CTATCAGCTGGTGTAATGTGACTGAGCAGCCAATAGATGTCACTGCCAATGGCTACAAACATGGAGTCACCAAGAAGGCTCTAGGCACAGCTAAAGCCAG GTCTCTTCTGTGTAAACTGGAGCTTTTCCACGTCTTTCTGTCTCTGGTATCGGCCACTGACCCTTCAGCACTTCCCAGCTCTCTCAG GAGAACAGAATTGCAGACCTACTGGGACTACAAGCAGGCATCTGAGTCATACCAGCAGGCCTGGCAGCAGTTCCACAGCCAGGCGTTCCCTCTGTGGCCCCGGAGTGACAGagctctccttctcttccacTGA
- the gabarapl2 gene encoding gamma-aminobutyric acid receptor-associated protein-like 2, protein MKWMFKEDHSLEHRCVESAKIRNKYPDRVPVIVEKVSGSQIVDIDKRKYLVPSDITVAQFMWIIRKRIQLPSEKAIFLFVDKTVPQSSLTMGQLYDKEKDEDGFLYVAYSGENTFGYKAFYTARG, encoded by the exons ATGAAATGGATGTTTAAAGAGGACCATTCCCTCG AGCACCGATGTGTGGAGTCAGCCAAAATACGCAACAAATATCCTGACAGAGTACCG GTGATTGTGGAGAAGGTGTCTGGCTCTCAGATAGTGGACATTGATAAGAGGAAGTACCTGGTgccctctgacatcacagtggcCCAGTTTATGTGGATCATCAGGAAACGTATCCAACTGCCTTCAGAGAAAGCCATCTTCCTCTTCGTTGACAAAACTGTTCCCCAATCCAG TCTGACTATGGGCCAGCTGTACGACAAGGAGAAGGACGAGGATGGCTTTCTCTACGTGGCTTACAGCGGAGAGAACACCTTTGGTTACAAGGCCTTTTATACAGCACGGGGTTAA
- the tmem231 gene encoding transmembrane protein 231 yields the protein MAFYEVYSHPALIRYKTSVCTKATLFLAIVLCLTYIPPLLVAYRSQGFWIKRSTYEEQPVVRFQYQTLLVAATSTRGDYVAWSTFPHLNNMLGNNLRIPAVSVREEDQNQDGKLDLLLFNLQLPLKPEEQVYSIQLLITFSYQLFRMSTVVMQSLAFVQHSSSVPGARLFISGDLRLQQRTPLPHRGLYNIYNVSVIDGSSPFASAYDLDSIIRSYQERNLTTVLSCPMPVWTVGRAAGSPFQLNAEIRYPMEIISYRPGFWETIKFAWIQYVSVLLIFLWVFERIQRFVFQNQVLTTVPIPVGKPHLS from the exons ATGGCTTTCTATGAGGTGTACTCTCATCCGGCTTTGATTCGGTACAAAACGAGTGTTTGCACGAAAGCCACGTTGTTTCTGGCCATTGTTCTGTGCCTTACCTACATCCCACCTCTGCTGGTTGCTTACAGGAGCCAAG GTTTCTGGATAAAAAGAAGCACTTATGAGGAACAGCCGGTTGTGAGGTTCCAGTACCAGACTTTGCTGGTGGCAGCGACTAGCACTCGGGGAGACTACGTCGCTTGGAGTACCTTTCCTCATCTGAACAACATGCTTGGGAACAATCTGCGGATCCCTGCTGTCTCT GTGAGAGAAGAGGACCAGAACCAGGACGGGAAGTTGGACCTCCTGCTCTTTAACCTACAGCTACCTCTCAAACCTGAGGAGCAAGTGTACAGTATCCAGCTGCTGATCACCTTCAGCTACCAGCTCTTC CGGATGTCCACAGTGGTGATGCAGAGTCTAGCCTTCGTGCAGCACTCTTCTTCTGTCCCTGGAGCTAGGCTTTTCATCAGTGGAGACctgaggctgcagcagaggacaccCCTGCCTCACCGGGGACTGTACAACATTTACAAT GTGTCGGTGATCGATGGCTCCAGCCCCTTTGCGAGTGCGTATGACCTTGACAGCATAATTAGGAGCTACCAGGAGAGAAACT TGACCACAGTATTGTCCTGTCCCATGCCAGTCTGGACTGTGGGACGAGCTGCTGGGTCTCCCTTTCAGCTCAACGCTGAGATCCGCTATCCGATGGAAATCATTAG CTATCGTCCTGGCTTCTGGGAAACAATCAAATTTGCCTGGATTCAATATGTCAGtgtcctcctcatcttcctctgggTCTTTGAGCGCATACAGAGATTTGTTTTCCAGAACCAGGTTCTAACCACCGTACCCATACCAGTGGGAAAACCTCACCTCTCATGA